A single window of Buteo buteo chromosome 15, bButBut1.hap1.1, whole genome shotgun sequence DNA harbors:
- the PM20D2 gene encoding xaa-Arg dipeptidase yields the protein MRPQEPPPQGGPALPALETLKQRACESVELNAARLGALSRDIWSRPELAYEEHRAHDTMTRFFSSRELPGAAWAVQPRYALGTAFRAEWGTAAPRGPGPGPRPLRVAFLCEYDALPGIGHACGHNLIAEVGAAAALGLKAALESLPQPAPVAVQVTVLGTPAEEQGGGKIDLINAGAFDGLDVVFMAHPSQENAAYLPDVAEHDVTVKYYGKASHAAAYPWEGVNALDAAVLAYNNLSVLRQQMKPTWRVHGVIKNGGVKPNIIPSYTELEFYLRAPSMKDLSVLTEKVENCFRSAALATGCKVEIKGGENDYYNVLPNKSLQKVYKENGKKLGIEFISEDCILNGLSGSTDFGNVTFVVPGLHPYFYIGSDALNHTEQYTEAAGSQNAQFYALRTAKALAMTALDVIFKPGLLEEVREDFRQVKLKEEEQINPVEPNKESGIGIGACASH from the exons ATGAGGCCGCAGGAGCCGCCGCCGCAGGGCGGCCCCGCGCTGCCGGCGCTGGAGACGCTGAAGCAGCGGGCGTGCGAGAGCGTGGAGCTGAACGCGGCGCGGCTGGGCGCGCTGAGCCGCGACATCTGGAGCCGGCCCGAGCTGGCCTACGAGGAGCACCGGGCGCACGACACCATGACCCGGTTCTTCTCCAGCCGGGAGCTGCCGGGCGCCGCCTGGGCCGTGCAGCCGCGCTACGCGCTGGGCACGGCCTTCCGCGCCGAGTGGGGCACGGCCGCCCCTcggggcccgggcccgggcccgcgGCCGCTCCGCGTCGCCTTCCTCTGCGAGTACGACGCTTTGCCCGGCATCGGGCACGCCTGCGGGCACAACCTGATCGCCgaggtgggggccgccgccgccctgggGCTGAAGGCCGCCCTGGAGAGCCTGCCGCAGCCGGCGCCCGTCGCCGTGCAG GTCACGGTGCTGGGGACGCCCGCGGAGGAGCAAGGAGGAGGCAAAATAGACCTGATAAACGCCGGAGCGTTCGATGGCCTGGATGTGGTTTTCATGGCGCACCCCTCGCAAGAAAACGCGGCTTACCTGCCCGATGTGGCCGAGCACGA TGTGACTGTGAAATACTATGGAAAAGCTTCTCATGCTGCTGCTTATCCTTGGGAAGGAGTTAATGCATTAGATGCTGCTGTTCTTGCATACAACAATCTGTCTGTTTTAAGACAGCAAATGAAACCGACCTGGAGAGTTCATG gtGTAATAAAAAATGGTGGTGTGAAACCTAACATCATTCCTTCTTACACTGAACTAGAGTTTTACTTGCGTGCCCCTTCAATGAAAGATCTTTCTGTTCTGACAGAGAAGGTCGAGAACTGCTTCAGATCTGCAGCACTGGCCACAGGATGCAAA GTGGAAATAAAAGGTGGTGAAAATGATTACTACAATGTGCTTCCAAATAAGAGCCTGCAGAAAGTTTACAAGGAGAATGGAAAGAAGCTTGGGATAGAATTTATATCAGAAGACTGTATCTTGAATGGCTTGTCAG GTTCCACGGACTTTGGAAATGTTACATTTGTAGTCCCTGGGCTTCatccttatttttatattggcTCTGATGCATTGAATCATACTGAGCAGTACACAGAAGCTGCAG ggtCACAGAATGCTCAGTTCTATGCTTTGCGCACAGCAAAAGCTCTGGCAATGACAGCGCTGGATGTCATTTTCAAGCCAGGTCTGCTAGAAGAA